One genomic window of Eggerthella timonensis includes the following:
- a CDS encoding SOS response-associated peptidase family protein → MCRRFIPVDRDEVARIAAEIERDLVDHADELASLDPLESYEAHLFAPAGDAARASRAQEARCDAATQLSLFDDGPAVPAASALPPRTEALPSSVVPLIVATGDGCGLAVAHMAWGYEVPWKNGPVFNTRIETALKGEGSMWSPSFARRRCLIPAWGFYESHASETVPSERTGRPVKRQYAFEPLDGAPLLLAGIHDRGRFSLVTTEPNDAVAPVHNRMPLALGPGEPALWLRGVYAPLLDRGAIELRVAPER, encoded by the coding sequence ATGTGCCGCCGTTTCATACCCGTCGACCGCGACGAAGTCGCGCGCATCGCCGCGGAGATCGAGCGCGACCTGGTCGATCACGCCGACGAGCTGGCCTCGCTCGACCCTCTTGAATCCTACGAGGCGCATCTGTTCGCGCCCGCGGGCGACGCTGCGCGGGCCTCCCGCGCGCAGGAGGCGCGCTGCGACGCGGCGACGCAGCTGTCGCTGTTCGACGACGGGCCCGCCGTCCCCGCGGCTTCCGCGCTCCCGCCCCGCACCGAGGCGCTCCCCTCGTCGGTGGTGCCGCTCATCGTGGCCACAGGCGACGGATGCGGCCTTGCGGTCGCGCATATGGCCTGGGGATACGAGGTTCCATGGAAGAACGGGCCCGTGTTCAACACGCGCATCGAGACGGCGCTGAAGGGTGAGGGCAGCATGTGGTCGCCGTCCTTCGCGCGGCGCCGCTGCCTGATACCCGCCTGGGGCTTCTACGAGTCGCACGCGTCCGAGACGGTGCCGAGCGAGCGCACCGGGCGCCCCGTGAAGCGCCAGTACGCCTTCGAGCCGCTCGACGGCGCGCCGCTCTTGCTGGCGGGCATCCACGATCGCGGCCGGTTCTCGCTCGTCACCACCGAGCCGAACGACGCGGTGGCTCCCGTGCACAACCGCATGCCGCTCGCGCTGGGGCCCGGCGAGCCCGCGCTGTGGCTGCGCGGCGTCTACGCGCCGCTGCTCGACCGCGGCGCCATCGAGCTGCGCGTCGCTCCCGAGCGCTAA
- a CDS encoding metal-sensing transcriptional repressor, with product MAEKNPPAAEAGCCRRKETPRSEELQADLQKRLNRVIGQLGGIKTMIDDNRYCGDVLTQLAAAESAVHSVSALMLQNHLETCVVEQIRRGNVEVVDEVMQLMKKFSR from the coding sequence ATGGCGGAGAAGAACCCGCCGGCTGCGGAGGCCGGCTGCTGCCGTCGCAAGGAGACGCCGCGCTCGGAGGAGCTGCAAGCCGACCTGCAGAAGCGGCTCAACCGCGTCATCGGCCAACTGGGCGGCATCAAAACCATGATCGACGACAACCGGTACTGCGGCGACGTGCTCACGCAGCTCGCCGCCGCCGAAAGCGCCGTCCACAGCGTTTCGGCCCTCATGCTGCAGAACCATCTGGAAACCTGCGTGGTCGAGCAGATCAGGCGCGGCAACGTGGAGGTCGTCGACGAAGTGATGCAGCTCATGAAGAAGTTCTCGCGATAG
- a CDS encoding heavy metal translocating P-type ATPase: MNKKQKRTRNRIVLAIALFVVVYVVAELLPLSTWLGSETTALWVEFALFLVPYLIAGYDVLLRAAKNIGHGQVFDENFLMSVATIGAFALVLFPDSDPHMAEGAAVMLFYQVGELFQSYAVGKSRKSIADMMNIAPDFANVERDGRLVQVDPYEVAVGDEIVVKAGERVPLDGVVVSGTSQLDTAALTGESVPREVREGDEIISGCVNMTGLITVRATKPFGESTVSRILELVENAAEKKAKTENFITRFARYYTPAVVGIAVLLAVVPPLVLGQSWSDWVQRGLIFLVVSCPCALVISVPLSFFGGIGGASRLGILVKGSNYLETLAGTETVVFDKTGTLTDGSFNVVAVHPSSGIDPDRLLSIAAHAEAYSNHPIALSVRAAYSGPIDQQRIDDVQEQSGHGVRARIDEHVVLVGNDKLMSECGVGCHDCELTGTILHVSLDGEYIGHIVIADVVKPDAAEAVAELRAAGVKKTVMLTGDRVDVAAAVAKELGIDEFRAQLLPQDKVAEVEKLLEETHERGAGKGKLAFVGDGINDAPVLTRADIGIAMGAMGSDAAIEAADVVLMDDKPSNIARAIGIARKTMGIVWQNIVFALGVKFLVLILAAVGIANMWLAVFADVGVAVIAILNAMRAMNVRK; this comes from the coding sequence ATGAACAAGAAACAGAAACGCACGAGGAACCGCATCGTCCTCGCCATCGCGCTGTTCGTCGTCGTGTACGTCGTGGCGGAGCTGCTTCCGCTGTCGACGTGGCTCGGCAGCGAGACGACGGCGCTGTGGGTGGAGTTCGCGCTGTTCCTCGTCCCCTACCTCATCGCCGGCTACGACGTGCTGCTGCGCGCGGCGAAGAACATCGGCCACGGCCAGGTGTTCGACGAGAACTTCCTTATGAGCGTGGCCACCATCGGCGCCTTCGCGCTGGTGCTGTTCCCCGACAGCGACCCGCACATGGCCGAAGGCGCGGCCGTCATGCTGTTCTACCAGGTGGGGGAGCTGTTCCAAAGCTACGCCGTGGGCAAATCGCGCAAGTCCATCGCCGACATGATGAACATCGCGCCCGACTTCGCCAACGTGGAGCGCGACGGGCGGCTCGTGCAGGTGGACCCCTACGAGGTGGCCGTGGGCGACGAGATCGTCGTCAAAGCCGGCGAGCGCGTCCCGCTCGACGGCGTGGTGGTGAGCGGCACGTCGCAGCTCGACACCGCGGCTCTCACCGGCGAGTCGGTGCCGCGCGAGGTGCGAGAAGGCGACGAGATCATCTCGGGCTGCGTCAACATGACCGGCCTCATCACCGTGCGCGCGACCAAACCCTTCGGCGAGTCCACCGTGAGCCGCATCCTCGAGCTCGTGGAGAACGCGGCCGAGAAGAAGGCCAAGACCGAGAACTTCATCACCCGCTTCGCGCGGTACTACACCCCGGCGGTCGTCGGCATCGCGGTGCTGCTGGCCGTCGTGCCGCCGCTCGTGCTGGGCCAGAGCTGGTCCGACTGGGTGCAGCGCGGGCTGATCTTCCTCGTGGTGTCGTGCCCCTGCGCGCTCGTCATCAGCGTGCCCCTGTCGTTCTTCGGCGGCATCGGCGGCGCCTCGCGCCTCGGCATCCTCGTGAAGGGCAGCAACTACCTGGAGACGCTCGCCGGCACCGAGACGGTCGTATTCGACAAGACCGGCACGCTCACCGACGGCTCGTTCAACGTGGTTGCCGTGCATCCCTCGTCCGGCATCGACCCCGACCGGCTGCTGTCCATCGCGGCGCACGCCGAGGCGTACTCGAACCACCCGATCGCCCTGTCGGTTCGCGCGGCCTACTCGGGGCCCATCGACCAGCAGCGCATCGATGACGTGCAGGAGCAGAGCGGCCACGGCGTGCGGGCGCGCATCGACGAGCACGTGGTGCTCGTAGGCAACGACAAGCTCATGAGCGAGTGCGGCGTGGGCTGCCACGACTGCGAGCTGACCGGCACCATCCTGCACGTGTCGCTCGACGGGGAGTACATCGGCCACATCGTCATCGCCGACGTCGTGAAGCCCGACGCGGCCGAGGCCGTCGCCGAGCTGCGCGCGGCCGGCGTGAAGAAGACCGTCATGCTGACGGGCGACCGCGTCGACGTGGCCGCCGCCGTGGCGAAGGAGCTGGGCATCGACGAGTTCCGCGCGCAGCTTCTGCCCCAGGACAAGGTGGCGGAAGTGGAGAAGCTCCTCGAAGAGACGCACGAGAGGGGCGCCGGGAAGGGCAAGCTGGCGTTCGTGGGCGACGGCATCAACGACGCGCCCGTGCTCACCCGCGCCGACATCGGCATCGCCATGGGCGCGATGGGGTCGGACGCGGCCATCGAGGCGGCCGACGTGGTGCTCATGGACGACAAGCCGTCCAACATCGCGCGGGCGATCGGCATCGCCCGCAAGACCATGGGCATCGTGTGGCAGAACATCGTGTTCGCCCTCGGCGTGAAGTTCCTCGTGCTGATCCTGGCGGCGGTGGGCATCGCCAACATGTGGCTGGCCGTGTTCGCCGACGTGGGCGTGGCCGTGATCGCCATCCTCAACGCCATGCGCGCCATGAACGTGAGGAAGTAG
- a CDS encoding heavy metal translocating P-type ATPase: protein MKQAFDVTGMTCAACSARVEKAARAVPGVADVAVNLLKNSMEVTYRDGAEPAAIANAVEAAVDKAGYGAAARVPAGQQAPGAGSRAAEARPVADAAAEARRVRMRLVVSAAFTIPLFYLSMGHMFGWPLPGFFLGDANVMTFAFTQFLLLLPVVFVNFKFFRVGFKTLAHGAPNMDSLIALGSTAATAYGIYAIYKIGIALGAGDLHASHMAAMDLYFESAAMILTLITLGKYFEARAKGKTTDAIAKLMDLAPKEATRLVDGREERVAVEAVRAGDVLAVRAGEGIPVDGTVLEGSGTVDESVITGESVPVDKRPGDAVTGATVNSTGWFTMRADRVGDDTTLAGIIRLVDEATSTKAPIEKIADRISGVFVPVVIVIAVVTFAVWMFGGSTLEVALSHAISVLVISCPCALGLATPTAIMVGTGRGAACGILIKSAEALETAHDVKTVVLDKTGTVTEGAPSVTDVMPAPGVGEERLLELAVSIEGRSEHPLARAVCDYARSRRAYPLIVEDFKQVPGEGVAALVDDRPSCAGNLRMMEARNVAVGAFAEEARRQADEGKTPLFFAQDGELLGVIAVADTVKPSSAAALAELKSMGIRTVMLTGDNERTAAAIQREVGADEVIAGVLPDGKEREIRRLSEQGRVAMVGDGINDAPALARADVGIAIGAGTDVAIESADIVLMRSDPLDVPASIQLSRATLRNIKQNLFWALVYNAVCIPVAAGALSFMGLNLNPMIAAAAMSLSSVCVVSNALRLRGWKPNLPKVPTGAPASSPVEGGDPGEAADPKETPDETPDETPNEKEIVMEKTLNVEGMMCQHCVAHVKKALEGVAGVEEAVVDLEAGTATAKMTRDVPEEALVAAVTEAGYEVK, encoded by the coding sequence GTGAAGCAAGCATTCGATGTGACCGGCATGACGTGCGCGGCGTGCTCCGCGCGCGTGGAGAAGGCCGCCCGGGCCGTGCCCGGCGTGGCCGACGTCGCCGTGAACCTGTTGAAGAACAGCATGGAGGTGACGTATCGCGACGGCGCGGAGCCGGCGGCCATCGCGAACGCCGTCGAGGCCGCCGTCGACAAGGCGGGCTACGGCGCCGCCGCGCGCGTCCCAGCGGGCCAGCAGGCTCCCGGTGCCGGAAGCCGCGCGGCCGAGGCGCGTCCCGTGGCCGACGCGGCCGCCGAGGCCAGGCGCGTGCGCATGCGCCTCGTCGTGTCCGCGGCATTCACGATCCCGCTGTTCTACCTGTCCATGGGGCACATGTTCGGCTGGCCGCTGCCCGGGTTCTTCCTGGGCGACGCGAACGTGATGACGTTCGCGTTCACGCAGTTCCTGCTGCTTCTGCCCGTCGTGTTCGTCAACTTCAAGTTCTTCCGCGTGGGCTTCAAAACGCTCGCCCACGGCGCGCCGAACATGGACTCGCTCATCGCCCTCGGCTCGACGGCGGCCACCGCGTACGGCATCTACGCCATCTACAAGATCGGCATCGCGCTAGGCGCGGGCGACCTGCACGCCTCGCATATGGCGGCGATGGACCTGTACTTCGAGTCGGCGGCCATGATCCTCACGCTCATCACGCTGGGCAAGTACTTCGAGGCGCGCGCGAAAGGCAAGACCACCGACGCCATCGCGAAGCTCATGGACCTCGCGCCCAAGGAGGCCACGCGGCTCGTGGACGGCCGCGAGGAGCGCGTCGCGGTGGAAGCGGTGCGCGCGGGCGACGTGCTGGCGGTGCGCGCGGGCGAGGGCATCCCCGTGGACGGCACCGTGCTCGAGGGCTCGGGAACGGTGGACGAGTCGGTGATCACGGGCGAGAGCGTGCCCGTGGACAAGCGCCCCGGCGACGCGGTGACCGGCGCCACCGTGAACAGCACCGGGTGGTTCACCATGCGGGCCGATCGCGTGGGCGACGACACCACGCTGGCGGGCATCATCCGGCTCGTGGACGAGGCCACGTCGACGAAGGCGCCCATCGAGAAGATCGCCGACAGGATATCGGGCGTGTTCGTGCCCGTGGTCATCGTCATCGCCGTCGTAACGTTCGCCGTGTGGATGTTCGGCGGCTCGACGCTCGAAGTTGCCCTGTCGCACGCCATCAGCGTGCTCGTCATCTCGTGCCCGTGCGCGCTCGGCCTGGCCACGCCCACGGCCATCATGGTGGGCACCGGGCGCGGGGCGGCATGCGGCATCCTCATCAAGTCGGCCGAGGCGCTGGAAACCGCCCACGACGTGAAGACCGTCGTGCTCGACAAGACGGGCACGGTGACCGAGGGCGCGCCGAGCGTCACCGACGTGATGCCGGCGCCGGGCGTGGGCGAGGAGCGCCTGCTGGAGCTGGCGGTGTCCATCGAAGGCCGATCAGAGCACCCGCTCGCGCGCGCCGTGTGCGACTACGCGCGCTCTCGGCGGGCCTACCCGCTGATCGTGGAGGATTTCAAGCAGGTGCCCGGCGAAGGGGTGGCAGCGCTCGTCGATGACCGTCCGTCATGCGCCGGCAACCTGCGCATGATGGAGGCCCGCAACGTCGCCGTGGGCGCGTTCGCCGAGGAGGCGCGACGGCAGGCCGACGAGGGCAAGACGCCGCTCTTCTTCGCTCAGGACGGCGAGCTTCTGGGCGTGATCGCCGTGGCCGACACGGTGAAGCCCTCGAGCGCCGCCGCCCTCGCCGAGCTCAAGTCCATGGGCATCCGCACGGTGATGCTGACCGGCGACAACGAGCGCACCGCCGCCGCCATCCAGCGCGAGGTGGGCGCCGACGAGGTCATCGCCGGCGTGCTGCCGGACGGCAAGGAGCGCGAGATCCGCCGCCTGTCCGAGCAGGGCCGCGTGGCCATGGTGGGCGACGGCATCAACGACGCCCCGGCGCTCGCGCGCGCCGACGTCGGCATCGCCATCGGGGCGGGCACCGACGTGGCTATCGAGAGCGCCGACATCGTGCTCATGAGAAGCGACCCGCTCGACGTGCCCGCCTCCATCCAGCTGTCGCGCGCGACGCTGCGCAACATCAAGCAGAACCTGTTCTGGGCGCTCGTCTACAACGCGGTGTGCATTCCCGTGGCCGCCGGCGCGCTGTCGTTCATGGGGCTGAACCTCAACCCCATGATAGCCGCGGCCGCCATGAGCCTGAGCTCGGTGTGCGTGGTGTCGAACGCCCTGCGCCTGCGCGGCTGGAAGCCCAACCTCCCCAAGGTGCCGACGGGCGCCCCCGCGAGCTCGCCCGTCGAAGGCGGCGACCCCGGCGAGGCCGCGGACCCCAAAGAAACCCCCGATGAAACCCCCGATGAAACCCCCAACGAAAAGGAGATCGTCATGGAGAAGACCCTGAACGTCGAAGGCATGATGTGCCAGCACTGCGTCGCCCACGTGAAGAAGGCCCTCGAAGGCGTGGCGGGCGTCGAGGAGGCCGTCGTCGACCTCGAGGCCGGCACCGCCACCGCGAAGATGACCCGGGACGTGCCCGAAGAGGCGCTGGTCGCCGCCGTGACGGAGGCGGGATACGAGGTGAAGTAG
- a CDS encoding cation transporter gives MRKAFKLQDLDCANCAAKMENAISNIDGVKSATVSFMTQKLVLEADDDRFEAVLDEAERACRKIEPDCVILR, from the coding sequence ATGCGCAAAGCATTCAAGCTCCAGGACCTCGACTGCGCGAACTGCGCGGCCAAGATGGAGAACGCCATCTCGAACATCGACGGCGTGAAAAGCGCCACGGTCAGCTTCATGACGCAGAAGCTCGTGTTGGAAGCCGACGACGACCGCTTCGAAGCGGTGCTCGACGAGGCCGAGCGCGCGTGCCGCAAGATCGAGCCGGATTGCGTCATCCTGCGCTAA
- a CDS encoding helix-turn-helix transcriptional regulator, whose amino-acid sequence MKQGWGLSVCTVVGLAFMSVWSDVVGHGSGFFSSADAVQGIANARVLFLAGLTLSTALYVLVPGLLKRFEAFIGVGIAATSVAATILFSFPTAVPILPSDYLCAGCLFFVGLGYGWLAVHLVCEVAYKGDYATVVSILAVSLLAKTILTSLINLHGAPAVQVAAAIASPVIAFAAVWAGQRTLDRSTETLDLAELPKVHEPDRRVLLVLLVMLPVLRALVRVLSKMGFWGSGYEVENILNGLGFLVVIALVLFFARVTLVKEQGDDYITRFLPPFMVILGGFFLLDPQVAHLVGLTSWTSYVLTTFVELFSQLFHWALIALSIRSLNVHPYRVVGIGYAVYGAFSIAYAMLLQNTVELSSILIVLAMYFFIVVMMLLFRSHRGGDAAPAPAPAPTSEEDRLTSVAVRYGLSPRETEVFELLAQGRNRTYIQNTLFLAEGTVKTHTSRIYQKLGVNNRQDMITLVQDAEAQTRP is encoded by the coding sequence ATGAAACAGGGTTGGGGTCTTTCGGTCTGCACGGTGGTGGGCCTCGCGTTCATGAGCGTATGGTCGGACGTGGTGGGCCATGGCTCCGGGTTCTTCTCCAGCGCCGACGCGGTGCAGGGCATCGCGAATGCGCGCGTGCTGTTCCTCGCGGGCCTTACCTTGTCGACGGCGCTCTACGTCCTCGTCCCCGGCTTGCTGAAACGGTTCGAGGCTTTCATCGGCGTCGGCATCGCGGCGACCTCCGTAGCGGCTACGATCCTGTTCTCGTTCCCGACGGCGGTCCCTATCCTGCCGAGCGATTACCTGTGCGCCGGCTGCCTGTTCTTCGTGGGACTTGGCTATGGCTGGCTGGCCGTCCACCTCGTGTGCGAGGTGGCCTACAAGGGCGACTACGCCACAGTGGTGTCCATCCTCGCCGTCAGCCTGCTGGCGAAGACCATCCTCACAAGCCTCATCAACCTGCATGGGGCGCCTGCGGTGCAGGTGGCGGCCGCCATCGCATCGCCCGTGATCGCGTTTGCAGCGGTGTGGGCGGGGCAGCGGACGCTCGACCGCTCGACCGAGACGCTCGACCTTGCCGAGCTGCCCAAGGTGCACGAGCCCGACCGGCGCGTGCTGCTGGTGCTGCTGGTGATGCTGCCCGTGCTGCGCGCGCTCGTGCGCGTGCTCAGCAAGATGGGGTTCTGGGGAAGCGGCTACGAGGTGGAGAACATCCTCAACGGGCTGGGCTTCCTCGTGGTCATCGCGCTCGTGCTGTTCTTCGCCCGCGTGACGCTGGTCAAAGAGCAGGGCGACGACTACATCACCCGGTTCCTGCCGCCGTTCATGGTGATCCTCGGCGGCTTCTTCCTGCTCGACCCGCAGGTTGCGCACCTCGTGGGGCTCACATCGTGGACGAGCTACGTGCTCACCACGTTCGTCGAGCTGTTCTCGCAGCTGTTCCACTGGGCGCTCATCGCGTTGTCCATCCGCAGTCTCAACGTGCATCCGTACCGCGTGGTGGGGATCGGCTATGCCGTCTACGGCGCGTTCTCCATCGCCTACGCGATGCTGCTGCAGAACACGGTGGAGCTCAGCAGCATCCTCATCGTGCTGGCCATGTACTTCTTCATCGTAGTCATGATGCTGCTGTTTCGCTCGCATCGCGGCGGCGATGCGGCTCCTGCTCCTGCACCCGCGCCAACGAGCGAGGAGGACCGGCTCACGTCCGTCGCTGTGCGCTACGGGCTGTCGCCGCGCGAGACCGAGGTGTTCGAGCTGCTCGCGCAGGGGCGCAATCGCACGTACATCCAGAACACGTTGTTTTTGGCCGAGGGCACGGTGAAGACCCACACTTCCCGCATCTACCAGAAGCTCGGCGTGAACAACCGCCAGGACATGATCACGCTCGTGCAGGACGCCGAAGCGCAGACGCGTCCATAG
- a CDS encoding DMT family transporter, with translation MAAADVRAADDVQTQQRPAVRGHVLALVTVLVWAVTFVSTKVLLVHLAPIEILFFRFVIGFAALALLRPRILRVRGFKEERWFMLAGATGVTLYYLLENIALTFTTASIVGVVVAAAPLFTGIASAVVLKERLRAPFFAGFAVAMAGVCLVSFSGGMAGLAGEGGLGQVGLVGVALALAAAGTWAAYSIVTKKLSTFGYDSILVTRRTFAWGLAFMLPTLPVLGFSPDWASLAAPEMWGNLVFLGLGASALCFVTWNMAVKELGPVKTSLYIYLVPALTVLASAAVLGDPLTPPVIAGVALTIAGLFLSERGK, from the coding sequence ATGGCCGCGGCAGACGTCCGGGCGGCGGACGACGTGCAGACGCAGCAGCGGCCGGCGGTGCGCGGGCACGTGCTGGCGCTCGTCACCGTGCTCGTGTGGGCCGTGACGTTCGTGTCCACGAAGGTGCTGCTCGTGCACCTCGCGCCCATCGAGATCCTGTTCTTCCGCTTCGTGATCGGCTTCGCCGCGCTCGCCCTGCTGCGCCCGCGCATCCTGCGCGTGCGGGGGTTCAAGGAGGAGCGCTGGTTCATGCTGGCGGGCGCCACCGGCGTTACGCTGTACTACCTGCTCGAGAACATCGCGCTCACGTTCACCACGGCCTCCATCGTGGGCGTGGTCGTGGCGGCGGCTCCGCTGTTCACCGGCATCGCATCGGCCGTCGTGCTCAAGGAGCGGCTGCGCGCGCCGTTCTTCGCGGGCTTCGCGGTGGCCATGGCGGGCGTATGCCTGGTCAGCTTCTCGGGCGGCATGGCGGGGCTTGCGGGGGAAGGCGGCCTCGGCCAGGTCGGGCTCGTGGGCGTGGCGCTGGCGCTGGCTGCGGCGGGCACGTGGGCCGCGTACTCCATCGTGACGAAGAAGCTCTCGACGTTCGGCTACGACAGCATCCTCGTCACGCGCCGCACGTTCGCCTGGGGCCTCGCCTTCATGCTTCCGACGCTGCCCGTTTTGGGCTTCTCGCCCGATTGGGCCTCGCTCGCCGCGCCCGAGATGTGGGGCAACCTCGTGTTCTTGGGCCTGGGGGCCAGCGCGCTGTGCTTCGTGACGTGGAACATGGCGGTGAAGGAGCTGGGGCCCGTGAAGACGAGCCTGTACATCTACCTCGTGCCCGCGCTCACCGTGCTGGCCTCGGCGGCCGTGCTGGGCGATCCGCTCACGCCGCCCGTCATCGCCGGCGTGGCCCTGACGATCGCGGGGCTGTTCCTGTCCGAGCGCGGCAAGTAG
- a CDS encoding ATP-binding protein: MIRKIIEIDEAACTGCGLCVSACHEGAIGLVGGKARLLRDNYCDGLGDCLPACPTGAIVFVEREAEAYDEAAVLAARGRAADGAAGLAAGAPDAAGCDAPRPSELTTWPVEIKLAPVRAPYLQGAHVLVAADCTAFAYADFHRDFLRGRVVLVGCPKLDAVDYSQKLEAVFASNDIASVTVARMEVPCCGGLEHAARTALERSGKDVPFEVAVISTRGDLLERR, encoded by the coding sequence ATGATACGGAAGATCATCGAGATCGACGAGGCGGCGTGCACCGGCTGCGGCCTGTGCGTTTCGGCGTGCCATGAGGGAGCGATCGGCCTGGTGGGCGGCAAGGCCCGCCTGTTGCGGGACAACTACTGCGACGGGTTGGGCGACTGCCTGCCCGCGTGCCCGACCGGCGCCATCGTCTTCGTCGAGCGCGAGGCCGAAGCCTACGACGAGGCGGCCGTGCTCGCGGCGCGCGGCCGAGCCGCCGACGGGGCCGCCGGGCTCGCCGCGGGCGCGCCGGACGCGGCCGGCTGCGATGCGCCGCGCCCCTCCGAGCTGACGACGTGGCCGGTGGAGATCAAGCTCGCCCCCGTTCGGGCGCCGTACCTCCAGGGCGCGCACGTGCTGGTCGCCGCCGACTGCACGGCGTTCGCCTACGCCGACTTCCATCGCGACTTTTTGCGCGGGCGGGTCGTCCTCGTCGGCTGCCCGAAGCTGGACGCCGTCGACTACAGCCAGAAGCTCGAGGCCGTCTTCGCGAGCAACGACATCGCCTCGGTCACCGTAGCGCGCATGGAGGTTCCGTGTTGCGGCGGGCTCGAGCACGCTGCGCGCACGGCCCTCGAGCGCAGCGGCAAAGACGTGCCCTTCGAGGTGGCGGTGATCTCCACGCGCGGCGATCTGCTCGAACGGCGGTAG
- a CDS encoding ArsR/SmtB family transcription factor: protein MKSDQSTNATTHDDGSAPAQSAHDNGCSCGCAEHAGASGPGPESMPDEELLYDLADLFKVFGDTTRIKMLYALMGRELCVADLAELIGATQSAVSHQLRTLKQARLVKFQRDGKNVIYSLSDDHVYTMLAQGMTHICE, encoded by the coding sequence ATGAAGTCAGACCAGAGCACGAACGCGACGACGCACGACGACGGCTCCGCCCCGGCGCAGAGCGCGCACGACAACGGCTGCTCGTGCGGCTGCGCCGAGCACGCGGGTGCGTCCGGACCGGGGCCCGAGAGCATGCCCGACGAGGAGCTGCTCTACGACCTGGCCGACCTGTTCAAGGTGTTCGGCGACACGACGCGCATCAAGATGCTGTACGCGCTCATGGGCCGCGAGCTGTGCGTCGCCGACCTCGCCGAGCTCATCGGCGCCACGCAAAGCGCCGTGTCGCACCAGCTGCGCACGCTCAAGCAGGCCCGCCTCGTCAAGTTCCAGCGCGACGGCAAGAACGTCATCTACTCGCTGTCCGACGACCATGTGTACACCATGCTCGCCCAGGGCATGACCCACATCTGCGAATAG
- a CDS encoding helix-turn-helix transcriptional regulator, which yields METIEAWNERPDVAGARLADPEMGAENRRIAPFGPCPGVEFVTLEGIVQPFPLHFHDFWTIGQMVGGGRRMRCRGQEHVLGPDDFVLFEPGEVHGCEPVGDAPLAYRSIVVPDELFSQVVGEAIGVAGPHRFKTVVTRDVSLSACMARLYAFAWSEGADPLEEEEALLALLARAARCCEGGPSASSAPAAPTGSASAVARARALVDETYAAELTLADLAEAAGLSRFALIRAFSDETGLTPHRYLQAVRANRARDLLAAGEVPAEAAVRAGFSDQAHMTRVFKSFYGVTPGRYRSAARASREGL from the coding sequence ATGGAAACGATCGAAGCATGGAACGAGCGCCCGGACGTGGCGGGCGCGCGCTTGGCCGACCCCGAGATGGGAGCCGAGAACCGGCGCATCGCGCCGTTCGGGCCGTGCCCGGGCGTGGAGTTCGTCACGCTCGAGGGCATCGTGCAGCCCTTCCCGCTGCACTTCCACGATTTCTGGACCATCGGGCAGATGGTGGGCGGCGGCCGTCGCATGCGCTGTCGCGGACAAGAGCACGTTCTGGGTCCCGACGACTTCGTGCTGTTCGAGCCGGGCGAGGTGCACGGCTGCGAGCCCGTGGGCGATGCCCCGCTGGCGTATCGCAGCATCGTCGTTCCCGACGAGCTGTTCTCGCAGGTGGTGGGCGAGGCGATCGGCGTGGCGGGCCCGCATCGCTTTAAGACGGTGGTCACGCGCGACGTGTCGCTTTCGGCCTGCATGGCGCGCCTGTACGCGTTCGCCTGGAGCGAAGGGGCCGATCCGCTCGAGGAAGAGGAGGCCCTGCTCGCCCTGCTGGCGCGCGCGGCCCGCTGCTGCGAGGGCGGCCCCTCGGCGTCGAGCGCGCCCGCTGCGCCGACGGGCTCTGCCTCGGCGGTGGCCCGCGCCCGGGCGCTCGTCGACGAGACGTACGCTGCCGAGCTGACGCTCGCGGATTTGGCCGAAGCCGCCGGGCTGTCGCGGTTCGCCCTCATCCGCGCGTTCTCCGACGAGACGGGCCTCACGCCCCATCGCTACCTGCAAGCCGTGCGGGCGAACCGCGCGCGCGACCTGCTGGCTGCCGGCGAAGTTCCCGCCGAGGCGGCCGTGCGCGCCGGCTTCTCCGACCAGGCGCACATGACCCGGGTGTTCAAGTCGTTCTACGGCGTCACGCCGGGCCGCTACCGCAGCGCCGCGCGTGCCTCGCGCGAGGGGCTCTAA